One window of the Thermodesulfomicrobium sp. WS genome contains the following:
- a CDS encoding calcium/sodium antiporter has translation MLPFFAVICGAALLVWSADRFVTGAAAMAHHGGVPPLLIGMVVVGFGTSAPEMLVSAISAWQGNPGIALGNAYGSNIANIALILGVTAAIRPITVRSQVLRTELPILTAVTALAAWQLWDGEVTRAEAMVLLITFAGLMAWSVRQGLTHETDALGSETAQELESHPLPLRRAVLWLVVGLALLLASSRMLVWGAVEIARGFGISDLVIGLTLVAVGTSLPELASSIIAACKGEHDIALGNVLGSNLFNTLAVVGIAATIHPMAVGPEVLRRDVVVMAALTLALFIIGYNFRAPGRIHRIEGALLVACYVFYTALLAKSIGNN, from the coding sequence ATGCTTCCTTTTTTCGCAGTCATCTGCGGCGCAGCGCTCCTCGTCTGGAGCGCGGACCGTTTTGTGACCGGAGCTGCGGCCATGGCCCATCATGGCGGTGTGCCACCGCTTCTCATCGGCATGGTGGTCGTCGGCTTTGGCACGTCCGCTCCCGAAATGCTGGTCTCGGCCATCTCGGCCTGGCAAGGGAATCCCGGTATCGCCCTGGGGAACGCCTACGGGTCCAACATCGCCAATATCGCCCTGATCCTGGGAGTGACCGCCGCTATCCGCCCCATCACCGTCCGTTCGCAGGTGCTGCGCACAGAGCTGCCCATCCTGACAGCAGTCACTGCCTTGGCGGCATGGCAACTCTGGGATGGCGAAGTCACCCGGGCGGAAGCCATGGTGCTGCTCATCACCTTCGCCGGACTCATGGCCTGGAGCGTCCGGCAAGGATTGACCCACGAAACAGACGCACTGGGGAGCGAAACAGCCCAGGAACTCGAGAGCCATCCCCTGCCCCTGCGCCGGGCGGTGCTCTGGCTGGTGGTGGGTCTGGCCCTCCTTCTCGCGAGCTCCCGCATGTTGGTGTGGGGCGCCGTTGAGATCGCCCGTGGGTTCGGCATCAGCGACCTCGTCATCGGCCTGACTCTCGTCGCGGTGGGCACCTCGCTGCCAGAGCTCGCCTCGTCCATCATCGCCGCCTGCAAGGGAGAACATGACATCGCCCTGGGTAATGTGCTTGGCTCCAATCTCTTCAATACGCTGGCAGTAGTCGGGATCGCAGCAACAATCCATCCCATGGCCGTAGGTCCGGAAGTATTGCGTCGAGATGTTGTGGTGATGGCTGCACTGACACTTGCACTCTTCATCATTGGATACAATTTTCGTGCTCCAGGACGCATTCACCGCATCGAAGGTGCGCTTTTGGTTGCCTGTTACGTGTTTTATACAGCCTTGCTGGCAAAAAGCATTGGAAACAACTGA
- a CDS encoding alkaline phosphatase family protein, with amino-acid sequence MKPSNITRSGKHRPPRLVLLGLDGVSVRLVEHLAANRCFPAFGELRRHARPMEAHLPELSPVNWTSFFTAAPPGEHGIYGFTDVDPTTGTLFFPDARHVRLPTLFARLGEAGLFSKALNLPALAPVAPCRAVLVAGFPAQDLHQAVWPTPLGNILAAHGYRIEADTERGLDDPGGLLEDLRTTLRKRREALALLWDDLSWDLLVVVFTLVDRVGHFLYPALVEETHPWRGPCLELIQELDESVGEVLTRFADLRGPKRLVAMADHGFTSLVCQFDLNAWLAHHGLLTYLRPPAGPWDTAAALSPATAAFALDPGRIYLHTRRRFAHGRLSDAEAFSRKQEIAQALRGLTHRGRPLIQEVFYGQDLYGVQAVGLAPDLVVLAAPGVELQGKMGGTQIVGPSPRQGVHTAHDALFADTWGEEACFPKDVGQLVLRHFGLATPQLLYC; translated from the coding sequence ATGAAACCAAGCAACATCACCAGATCAGGCAAGCATCGGCCCCCGCGGCTGGTGCTCCTGGGCCTGGACGGGGTCTCTGTGCGCCTGGTGGAACACCTCGCCGCGAACAGATGCTTCCCGGCCTTTGGCGAGCTGCGCCGCCACGCCCGCCCCATGGAGGCGCACCTGCCGGAGCTCTCCCCGGTCAATTGGACGTCTTTTTTCACCGCCGCCCCGCCTGGGGAACACGGCATCTACGGCTTTACCGACGTGGACCCGACCACAGGCACGCTCTTCTTTCCCGATGCCCGGCACGTACGCCTGCCCACTCTCTTTGCGCGCCTTGGCGAGGCCGGACTTTTTTCCAAGGCCCTCAACCTGCCTGCCCTCGCCCCAGTGGCGCCGTGCCGGGCGGTGCTCGTGGCCGGCTTTCCGGCCCAGGATCTCCACCAAGCCGTATGGCCCACTCCCCTGGGGAACATTCTCGCAGCGCACGGATACCGCATCGAGGCCGACACCGAGCGCGGGCTGGACGATCCCGGAGGACTTCTGGAAGATTTGCGTACTACCCTACGCAAACGCCGCGAGGCCCTCGCTCTCCTGTGGGACGACCTCTCTTGGGACCTCTTGGTGGTGGTCTTCACCCTGGTGGACCGCGTGGGGCACTTCCTCTATCCTGCCCTGGTGGAAGAAACGCACCCGTGGCGCGGCCCGTGTCTGGAACTCATCCAGGAACTCGACGAGAGCGTCGGCGAGGTCCTGACGCGCTTTGCCGATCTTCGCGGGCCCAAGCGTCTCGTCGCCATGGCGGACCACGGATTTACCTCTCTCGTATGCCAGTTCGACCTCAACGCCTGGCTTGCCCACCATGGTCTGCTCACCTACCTGCGCCCGCCAGCCGGCCCTTGGGACACCGCCGCGGCCCTTAGCCCTGCCACCGCCGCCTTTGCCCTGGACCCCGGCCGCATCTATCTGCATACTCGACGCCGCTTCGCCCACGGCAGGCTCTCCGACGCCGAGGCCTTCTCCCGAAAGCAGGAGATCGCCCAGGCCCTCCGCGGCCTCACCCACCGCGGCCGCCCGCTCATCCAGGAGGTGTTCTACGGCCAAGATCTCTATGGGGTGCAGGCTGTGGGGCTCGCGCCGGACCTCGTGGTCCTCGCCGCCCCTGGGGTGGAGCTTCAGGGCAAAATGGGCGGCACCCAGATCGTGGGACCGAGTCCCCGCCAGGGAGTGCACACCGCCCACGACGCCCTCTTTGCCGACACCTGGGGTGAAGAAGCCTGCTTCCCCAAAGATGTCGGGCAATTGGTCTTGCGGCACTTTGGTCTGGCCACGCCGCAGCTCTTGTATTGCTAA
- a CDS encoding ATP-dependent helicase, translated as MPIDYHHDLNPAQFQAATTLTGPLLVIAGAGSGKTRTVVYRLARLVESGVEPGRIVLLTFTRKAAANMLHRAADLVGHGLAAVRGGTFHAFAYGILRRHAERLGYGQGITILDHADMESLLAEAKERANVASKDKRFPKRATIAALISRCRNKEIALEEALAQDYHLQQFQDDLERIFAAYSQLKRHYGVMDYDDLLFELERLLTEHADIRSHLAQSISHVMVDEYQDTNRVQARLIRLLFAPEDPAPNIMAVGDDAQSIYAFRGADVRNILEFPRSYPGATVIKLEQNYRSTQPILGLANHLLTGFRNAYAKNLFSLLEDSRPPLWVRTLTDRTQAALVRACIQEWAGEIPLTEIAVLFRAGYQSYHVELELSKAGIPFRKYGGMRFAEAAHIKDVLAFLRVADNPADAPAWQRLLALIPGIGPKSAARITNAILTADSAALHKMTATRPMLAEVLALTDALRDMDAPAPALERILAFYQPVLRETYPDDYPRREAGLEELLHIAQGYTSRTDFLSDVTLETPEPQEAGDAAVILSTVHSAKGLEWDAVIIIDLVEDRFPSRHALLDADALEEERRLLYVACTRARRRLALFSPEAVTTQAGTMPARPCAFLEDAPEAILARTRERLAPAPTAPEAPSLSASPAGAIPKDGGFCRHKIFGRGKIVAVVPPDKYRILFPGFGLKLILQNYVEMEA; from the coding sequence ATGCCCATCGACTACCACCACGACCTCAACCCTGCCCAATTCCAGGCAGCCACCACCCTGACTGGCCCGCTGCTCGTCATCGCCGGCGCGGGATCCGGCAAAACCCGTACCGTGGTCTACCGCCTGGCCCGGCTGGTGGAAAGCGGCGTGGAGCCGGGACGCATCGTGCTCCTCACCTTTACGCGCAAGGCCGCGGCCAACATGCTCCACCGGGCGGCCGACCTCGTGGGCCACGGACTTGCCGCAGTGCGCGGCGGGACATTCCATGCCTTTGCCTACGGCATCCTGCGCCGCCACGCCGAACGCCTGGGGTATGGACAGGGGATCACCATCCTCGACCACGCCGACATGGAAAGCCTCTTGGCCGAGGCCAAAGAGCGCGCCAATGTCGCCAGCAAAGACAAGCGCTTTCCCAAGCGCGCAACCATAGCCGCCCTCATCTCCCGCTGCCGCAACAAGGAGATCGCTCTGGAAGAAGCCCTGGCCCAGGACTATCACCTGCAGCAATTCCAGGACGACCTCGAGCGCATCTTCGCGGCCTACAGTCAGCTCAAGCGTCACTACGGGGTGATGGACTACGATGACCTGCTCTTCGAGCTCGAGCGCCTGCTCACCGAGCACGCCGACATCCGCAGCCATCTGGCGCAATCCATCTCGCACGTGATGGTGGACGAGTATCAGGACACCAACCGCGTCCAGGCGCGGCTCATCCGCCTCCTCTTCGCGCCCGAAGACCCGGCGCCCAACATCATGGCCGTGGGCGACGACGCCCAGTCCATCTACGCCTTCCGCGGGGCGGACGTGCGCAACATCCTCGAGTTTCCGCGCAGCTATCCCGGGGCCACCGTGATCAAGCTGGAGCAGAACTACCGCTCCACCCAGCCCATCCTGGGGCTCGCCAACCACCTGCTCACCGGGTTCCGCAACGCCTACGCCAAGAACCTCTTTTCCCTGCTGGAGGATTCGCGACCGCCGCTATGGGTGCGCACCCTCACCGACCGCACCCAGGCGGCCCTGGTGCGGGCCTGCATCCAGGAATGGGCAGGAGAAATTCCCCTGACGGAGATCGCGGTGCTCTTCCGGGCCGGCTACCAGTCCTACCATGTGGAACTGGAGCTCTCCAAGGCCGGGATCCCCTTTCGCAAGTATGGCGGCATGCGCTTTGCCGAGGCCGCCCACATCAAGGATGTGCTCGCCTTTTTGCGTGTGGCCGACAACCCTGCCGACGCCCCGGCCTGGCAGCGCCTGCTGGCATTGATCCCCGGCATCGGCCCCAAGAGCGCCGCGCGCATCACCAACGCCATTCTCACCGCAGACAGCGCCGCCCTGCACAAAATGACCGCCACCCGCCCCATGCTGGCGGAAGTGCTCGCCCTCACCGACGCCCTGCGGGACATGGACGCCCCCGCGCCCGCCCTGGAGCGCATCCTCGCCTTCTACCAGCCCGTGCTGCGCGAAACCTATCCCGACGACTACCCCCGCCGCGAGGCTGGCCTCGAAGAGCTGCTCCACATCGCCCAAGGCTACACCTCCCGGACCGATTTTTTGAGCGATGTCACCCTGGAGACCCCGGAACCTCAAGAGGCCGGCGACGCGGCCGTGATCCTCTCCACCGTGCATTCCGCCAAGGGCCTCGAGTGGGACGCGGTCATCATCATCGACCTGGTGGAAGACCGCTTCCCCTCGCGCCACGCCCTGCTGGACGCCGACGCCCTGGAAGAGGAACGCCGCCTGCTCTACGTAGCCTGTACCCGGGCGCGGCGCCGACTTGCGCTCTTTTCGCCGGAGGCCGTCACCACCCAGGCAGGCACCATGCCCGCCCGGCCCTGCGCCTTCCTCGAAGACGCCCCGGAAGCCATCCTGGCCCGCACCCGCGAGCGCCTCGCCCCTGCGCCCACAGCGCCTGAGGCGCCTTCGCTATCCGCCTCGCCTGCAGGCGCCATCCCCAAGGACGGCGGTTTTTGCCGACACAAAATCTTTGGCCGCGGCAAGATCGTGGCCGTGGTGCCGCCGGACAAGTACCGCATCCTCTTTCCTGGATTCGGCCTCAAACTCATCCTGCAAAACTACGTGGAGATGGAAGCATGA
- the tsaA gene encoding tRNA (N6-threonylcarbamoyladenosine(37)-N6)-methyltransferase TrmO, with product MIACHPVATVRSPYTSREHTPRAAGPDTAAAWIELSPEVAPAAQEITPGDRLILLTWLHQADRTVLRCHPMADPNIPERGVFLTRSPDRPNPIGIHPVTVLQRHGLHILVHPLEALDGTPILDIKNADRPGRRAFDPVQAVIDVGRRGWQRGLFPGASGNISLRLDPSTVMVTASGRAKGFLAPEDLAVVDLATGTPRSGTPSSETPAHLAVYQQVPKARAIVHTHPPRLTALMLQGGSPTDLPLFETERIRLETVPALPPGSPQLATAVAQAAQAAAAVFLQQHGLLCWGESLEAAMALTEELEHLAQVALDVRRVHPAFPTAP from the coding sequence ATGATCGCGTGCCACCCTGTCGCCACCGTGCGCTCGCCCTACACCAGCCGCGAGCACACCCCACGCGCCGCCGGCCCGGATACCGCTGCGGCCTGGATCGAGCTCTCCCCCGAAGTGGCCCCCGCCGCCCAGGAGATCACCCCCGGAGACCGGCTCATCCTCCTCACCTGGCTCCACCAGGCAGACCGTACCGTGCTTCGCTGCCACCCCATGGCCGATCCGAACATCCCGGAGCGCGGCGTCTTTCTCACCCGCTCTCCAGACCGGCCCAACCCCATCGGCATCCACCCGGTGACCGTGCTCCAGCGCCACGGGCTGCACATCCTCGTGCATCCCTTGGAAGCCCTGGATGGCACCCCGATCCTGGATATCAAAAACGCCGACCGCCCCGGCCGCCGCGCCTTCGACCCTGTCCAGGCCGTCATCGATGTCGGCCGCCGTGGCTGGCAGAGGGGACTTTTTCCCGGAGCCAGCGGCAATATCTCGCTGCGCCTGGACCCCTCCACAGTGATGGTGACCGCCAGCGGCCGCGCCAAGGGCTTTCTCGCGCCCGAAGACCTCGCTGTGGTGGACCTTGCCACAGGAACGCCCCGAAGCGGCACTCCGTCCTCGGAGACCCCGGCCCACCTGGCCGTGTACCAGCAGGTGCCCAAGGCCCGGGCCATCGTCCACACCCACCCGCCACGGCTCACGGCCCTGATGCTCCAGGGCGGTTCCCCCACGGACCTTCCCCTCTTCGAGACCGAGCGCATCCGCCTGGAAACCGTGCCCGCCCTGCCTCCGGGAAGTCCCCAGCTCGCCACGGCCGTGGCGCAAGCCGCCCAAGCTGCTGCCGCCGTATTCCTCCAGCAGCACGGGCTGCTGTGCTGGGGGGAGAGCCTCGAGGCGGCCATGGCGCTGACGGAAGAGCTCGAACACCTGGCGCAGGTGGCCTTGGACGTGCGGCGCGTGCATCCAGCTTTTCCGACAGCACCATGA
- a CDS encoding LytTR family DNA-binding domain-containing protein: protein MTNEPSTLLRCLVADDEPPARDELVWVLSRIPGVEVVGAAASAAETVHLVQSTAPDAIFLDIHMPGAHGLDLCQTLRQLPHAPAVVLVTAYSQFAVAAFATEAVDYVLKPFAEERIAQAVARIRARRGTPTSTPDALGRILAALEATRQEICRSGARVPVESGGRILLLAPQEILFCRCADKRIIIHDRDGAYPAYGAVSLDRLETQLTPYGFFRAHRTFLVNLQHVRAYSPWEGGRYVLVMDDEAKTEITVSRLQAQEFKRRLQVLT from the coding sequence ATGACGAACGAACCTTCTACTCTCCTGCGCTGCCTGGTGGCTGACGACGAACCCCCCGCCCGGGACGAACTGGTCTGGGTACTTTCGCGCATCCCCGGCGTGGAGGTGGTCGGCGCCGCGGCCTCGGCCGCCGAGACCGTGCATCTGGTCCAGTCCACGGCGCCAGACGCCATCTTTCTCGACATCCACATGCCCGGGGCCCATGGTCTGGACCTCTGCCAGACGCTGCGCCAGCTCCCCCACGCTCCGGCGGTGGTGCTGGTCACGGCCTACAGCCAATTCGCGGTAGCGGCATTTGCAACAGAAGCCGTGGACTACGTGCTCAAACCCTTTGCCGAAGAGCGCATCGCCCAGGCAGTGGCCCGCATCCGCGCCCGGCGCGGCACTCCGACCTCCACGCCCGACGCCCTGGGGCGCATCCTAGCCGCCTTGGAGGCCACCCGCCAGGAGATCTGCCGCAGCGGCGCGCGCGTCCCGGTGGAAAGCGGGGGGCGCATCCTGCTGCTTGCCCCGCAGGAGATCCTTTTTTGCCGCTGCGCGGACAAACGCATCATCATCCACGACCGCGACGGCGCCTACCCGGCCTATGGAGCCGTCTCCCTGGACCGGCTGGAAACCCAGCTTACGCCCTACGGATTCTTCCGCGCCCACCGCACCTTTCTCGTCAACCTCCAGCATGTGCGCGCCTACTCCCCGTGGGAGGGCGGCCGCTACGTGCTCGTCATGGACGACGAAGCCAAGACCGAAATCACCGTGAGCCGCCTCCAGGCCCAAGAATTCAAACGCCGTCTCCAGGTGCTCACCTAA
- a CDS encoding LytS/YhcK type 5TM receptor domain-containing protein, with protein sequence MDAILTLFPRLAMAAGLIASAAFVVFSLGPLRRLGLKPHSPLSTLTWIGVFGVFGILGTYVGDPVQHSYANLRAMSIITAGLFGGPLVGLGAGVVAGAHRILIDIGGFSALPCAIATIVEGLGAGLLARRGPRLSAGLAIIAAMAGESLHMGLVLILSRPLDEAMALVRIIAAPMILLNAAGAGVLTHLIAVLFQLCERRDAHQAHTILALADRTVTHLRHGLTPATAAATARILWQELGVAAVAITDTTCVLAHVGEGADHHRVHEPIRTQATRQVLESGQAVFLRSAKDIGCDHPGCPFTAAILVPLQKGEHVVGSLKLYGTRAHPLDAVFFQLTQGLGRLFSSQLELEDIHRSQELLAQAEIRRLQAQMNPHFLFNALGAVASFCRTDPGRARGLLLDLSQYLRGSIADDRPVVPLSEELERVEAYLAIERARFGDRIHTQFAIDPACRACRIPPLVIQPLVENAIQHGLRHVEAGGVVRVTASMDDAGMRITIEDNGCGMDAATLAAVTTHRTPHHLGLANCDERLRLLYGPTFGLRITSHPGQGTRVEFCIPIGDGDCPETLPTVHHPRKTTFKEVLV encoded by the coding sequence ATGGACGCCATCCTCACCCTCTTTCCTCGTCTGGCCATGGCTGCCGGGCTCATCGCTTCGGCCGCCTTCGTGGTCTTTTCCTTGGGACCGCTGCGCCGCCTGGGGCTCAAACCCCATAGCCCACTGTCCACCCTCACCTGGATTGGAGTGTTTGGTGTTTTCGGCATCCTCGGCACCTACGTCGGGGACCCGGTGCAGCATTCGTATGCCAACCTGCGCGCCATGAGCATCATCACCGCCGGCCTCTTCGGCGGTCCACTCGTGGGTTTGGGTGCTGGCGTGGTGGCCGGGGCGCACCGCATCCTCATCGATATCGGCGGATTTTCCGCTCTCCCGTGCGCCATCGCCACCATCGTGGAAGGCCTTGGGGCAGGGCTGCTGGCCCGCCGAGGACCTCGCCTGAGCGCCGGCCTCGCCATCATTGCCGCCATGGCCGGCGAATCCCTGCACATGGGCTTGGTGCTCATCCTCTCCCGCCCCCTGGATGAAGCCATGGCGCTGGTGCGCATCATCGCGGCCCCCATGATCCTGCTCAATGCCGCAGGCGCTGGAGTACTCACCCACCTCATCGCCGTGCTCTTCCAGCTCTGCGAGCGGCGCGACGCCCATCAGGCCCACACCATCCTCGCCCTGGCCGACCGCACCGTCACCCATCTGCGCCACGGCCTCACCCCTGCCACGGCCGCGGCCACGGCCCGCATCCTCTGGCAGGAGCTTGGTGTGGCTGCAGTGGCCATCACCGATACCACCTGTGTTCTCGCCCACGTGGGCGAAGGGGCCGACCACCACCGCGTGCACGAACCCATCCGCACCCAGGCCACCCGCCAGGTGCTCGAAAGCGGTCAGGCCGTGTTCTTGCGCTCGGCAAAAGACATCGGCTGCGATCACCCAGGATGCCCGTTTACCGCCGCCATCCTCGTGCCGCTCCAAAAAGGAGAGCATGTGGTGGGGTCCCTCAAACTCTACGGGACCCGGGCCCACCCTTTAGACGCAGTCTTTTTCCAGCTCACTCAAGGGCTTGGAAGACTCTTTTCCTCCCAGCTCGAACTCGAAGACATCCACCGCAGCCAAGAGCTCCTCGCGCAGGCGGAGATCCGACGCCTCCAGGCGCAGATGAATCCCCATTTTCTCTTCAACGCCTTGGGGGCTGTGGCCTCGTTCTGCCGCACCGACCCTGGCCGGGCGCGGGGGCTTCTCCTTGACCTCTCCCAATATCTGCGGGGCAGCATCGCCGACGATCGCCCGGTTGTGCCACTTTCCGAAGAACTCGAACGCGTCGAAGCCTATCTGGCCATCGAACGCGCCCGCTTTGGAGATCGCATCCACACCCAGTTTGCCATTGATCCGGCGTGCCGGGCCTGCCGCATCCCACCACTCGTCATCCAGCCTTTGGTGGAAAACGCCATCCAGCACGGCCTGCGGCATGTGGAGGCCGGCGGCGTGGTGCGGGTGACCGCCTCCATGGACGACGCTGGCATGCGTATCACCATCGAAGACAACGGCTGCGGCATGGACGCCGCCACCCTTGCGGCGGTCACCACCCATCGCACGCCCCACCATCTGGGTCTTGCCAACTGCGACGAACGGCTGCGCCTGCTCTACGGCCCAACATTCGGACTTCGCATCACCAGCCATCCTGGCCAGGGGACCCGCGTGGAGTTCTGCATCCCTATTGGGGACGGCGACTGCCCCGAAACATTACCGACCGTGCATCATCCCAGGAAAACTACTTTCAAGGAGGTTTTGGTATGA
- a CDS encoding carbon starvation protein A — MTVFFGCIALLLIGYFTYGAFVEKVFGVEPDRPTPCCQLADGVDYVEMPTWRVFFIQLLDIAGLGPVFGPILAALYGPVALVWIVLGCIFAGAVHDYFSGMLSVRDRGASIPEVVGNYLGMTARQVMRLFSVILLLLVGVVFILGPAKLLANMSGMNVQLWVAVIFVYYFLATVLPIDKIIGQLYPIFGALLLFMSVGVMGGLVYHGYTILPNLDVMTNIHPEGLPIWPLIFITLSCGAISGFHSTQSPLMARCIQNERHGRLVFYGAMIVEGIIALIWATAGMSFYADAPALQAVIKSGTPSLVVKEVCTTLLGSVGGALAILGVVVLPITSGDTAFRATRLIIAETLGMEQKAIGKRLALALPLFAIAFILTQVNFDIIWRYFGWANQMLSMLMLWAAACYLAQQKKFHWICSLPATFMSAVDASFILQAKIGFNLPADISNMAGVGIALALFAIFLVYANRQRCCQTPA; from the coding sequence ATGACTGTCTTTTTTGGCTGTATCGCGTTACTGCTCATCGGCTACTTCACGTATGGGGCCTTTGTGGAAAAGGTCTTCGGCGTGGAGCCGGACCGTCCCACGCCCTGCTGCCAGCTGGCCGACGGCGTGGACTATGTGGAAATGCCCACCTGGCGGGTATTCTTCATCCAACTTCTCGATATCGCCGGCCTGGGCCCGGTGTTCGGCCCCATCCTCGCAGCCCTGTACGGGCCGGTGGCCTTGGTGTGGATCGTGCTCGGCTGCATCTTTGCCGGCGCAGTGCACGACTACTTCAGCGGCATGCTCTCCGTGCGGGACCGGGGGGCAAGCATTCCGGAGGTGGTGGGCAACTACCTGGGCATGACCGCCCGGCAGGTCATGCGGCTGTTCTCCGTCATTCTGCTCCTCTTGGTGGGCGTGGTCTTCATCCTCGGCCCGGCCAAGCTCTTGGCCAACATGAGCGGCATGAACGTGCAGCTCTGGGTGGCCGTCATCTTTGTCTACTACTTCCTGGCCACCGTCCTGCCTATCGATAAAATCATCGGTCAGCTCTACCCCATCTTCGGCGCCCTGCTCCTCTTCATGAGCGTCGGCGTCATGGGCGGGCTCGTGTACCATGGCTATACCATCCTGCCCAACCTCGATGTCATGACCAACATCCATCCCGAAGGGTTGCCCATCTGGCCGCTCATCTTCATCACCTTGTCCTGCGGCGCCATCTCGGGCTTCCACTCCACCCAGTCGCCGCTCATGGCCCGCTGCATCCAGAACGAACGCCACGGCCGCCTGGTGTTCTACGGGGCCATGATCGTGGAAGGCATCATCGCCCTCATCTGGGCCACGGCCGGCATGAGCTTCTATGCCGACGCCCCGGCCCTGCAGGCAGTCATCAAGAGCGGCACTCCCTCCCTGGTGGTGAAGGAAGTCTGCACCACCCTGCTCGGCTCTGTGGGCGGAGCCTTGGCTATCCTCGGCGTGGTGGTGCTGCCCATCACCTCCGGGGACACCGCCTTCCGCGCCACCCGGCTCATCATCGCCGAGACCTTGGGCATGGAGCAAAAGGCCATTGGCAAGCGCCTCGCCTTGGCCCTGCCCCTCTTTGCCATCGCCTTCATCCTCACGCAGGTGAATTTCGACATCATCTGGCGCTACTTCGGTTGGGCCAACCAGATGCTCTCCATGCTCATGCTTTGGGCCGCGGCCTGCTATTTGGCGCAGCAGAAGAAGTTCCACTGGATCTGCTCGCTGCCGGCCACCTTCATGAGCGCGGTGGACGCCTCCTTCATTTTGCAGGCCAAGATCGGCTTCAACCTGCCTGCGGACATCTCCAACATGGCCGGTGTCGGCATCGCCCTCGCCCTCTTCGCCATCTTCCTCGTGTACGCCAACCGTCAGCGCTGCTGCCAAACCCCGGCCTAA
- a CDS encoding inositol monophosphatase family protein translates to MREKWVDAALAAVRAAGERIRQGIGATKSVRFKGPIDLVTETDEAVEAALRESLGRILPEADFYGEESASGALPQQTCWIVDPVDGTTNYAHGLQHVAVSVALWQGGRPVFGVVYLPVLDELFWAVAGGGAYLGQTRITVSATGRLEHSLVATGFPYTVAEQVQAHIQVLGRVLPRCQGIRRLGSAATDLAYVACGRFEGFYEAGLKPWDVAAGWLLVEEAGGRVTDAAGAPFCFEAPWIVATNGRVHAELVSLVAGGGA, encoded by the coding sequence ATGCGGGAAAAATGGGTTGATGCGGCCTTGGCCGCGGTGCGTGCGGCAGGAGAGCGGATTCGCCAGGGCATCGGCGCGACCAAATCGGTGCGCTTCAAGGGGCCCATCGACTTGGTGACCGAGACGGATGAGGCGGTGGAGGCTGCGCTGCGGGAGAGCCTTGGGCGCATCCTTCCCGAGGCCGACTTCTATGGCGAGGAATCGGCCAGCGGCGCGCTCCCGCAGCAGACCTGCTGGATCGTGGACCCCGTGGATGGCACCACCAATTATGCCCACGGACTCCAGCACGTGGCGGTGTCCGTGGCCTTGTGGCAGGGGGGACGGCCGGTCTTTGGCGTGGTGTATCTGCCGGTGTTGGACGAACTCTTTTGGGCGGTCGCCGGCGGCGGGGCATACTTGGGGCAGACCCGTATCACGGTGAGCGCGACCGGCCGCCTGGAGCATTCCCTGGTGGCCACGGGGTTCCCCTACACCGTGGCCGAGCAGGTGCAGGCGCACATTCAGGTCCTGGGCCGGGTGCTCCCCCGCTGCCAGGGCATCCGGCGTTTGGGGTCAGCGGCCACGGACTTGGCGTATGTGGCTTGCGGCCGCTTCGAGGGGTTCTACGAGGCCGGGCTCAAACCGTGGGATGTGGCCGCGGGCTGGCTCTTGGTGGAGGAGGCCGGCGGCCGGGTGACCGACGCCGCGGGGGCGCCCTTCTGTTTTGAGGCCCCATGGATTGTGGCCACCAATGGCCGGGTGCATGCCGAGCTCGTATCTCTGGTGGCAGGCGGGGGAGCGTGA
- a CDS encoding lactate utilization protein yields MTTAPRDAFYQLRLEAVAKKLERNGFAVHLAQSADAAKSIILDTLIPTLAPRSIAFGGSMSLVDTGIYAAVKAQTPAAIIDTLDRSIPPSDLYERRRQALLADLFLMGSNAVTEAGHLVNLDMLGNRVAALHFGPRSVIVLVGRNKLVPDVDAAQSRIKYLAAPANALRLAMPTPCTTTGKCAECASPQRICNVWTITERCYPEGRIHVVLTNADLGL; encoded by the coding sequence ATGACGACTGCTCCCCGCGATGCCTTCTATCAGTTGCGCCTCGAAGCCGTGGCCAAAAAGCTCGAGCGCAACGGCTTTGCCGTGCACCTGGCGCAAAGCGCTGATGCAGCCAAGTCCATCATCCTCGACACGCTCATCCCGACCCTGGCGCCCCGGTCCATTGCCTTTGGCGGCTCCATGAGCCTTGTGGATACCGGCATCTACGCCGCAGTCAAAGCGCAGACACCGGCGGCCATTATCGATACTCTTGACCGATCCATCCCCCCCAGTGACCTTTATGAGCGCCGGCGCCAGGCCTTGCTCGCCGATCTTTTTCTCATGGGCAGCAACGCCGTGACCGAGGCCGGACATCTCGTCAACCTGGATATGCTGGGAAACCGGGTGGCAGCGCTCCATTTCGGCCCCCGAAGCGTCATCGTGCTCGTGGGCCGCAATAAACTCGTGCCCGACGTGGACGCAGCGCAGAGCCGCATCAAATACCTGGCGGCCCCGGCCAATGCCCTGCGCCTGGCCATGCCCACGCCGTGCACCACCACGGGCAAGTGCGCCGAGTGCGCCAGCCCGCAACGCATCTGCAACGTCTGGACCATCACCGAACGCTGTTATCCCGAAGGCCGCATCCACGTGGTCCTCACCAACGCCGACCTGGGGCTGTAG